A stretch of DNA from Thunnus thynnus chromosome 16, fThuThy2.1, whole genome shotgun sequence:
TTCACTATTGCTCCGCCTCTCACTGCAGCTCCGTTAGTGACGTATTGTTTCCTCCTTCAGGGTGATTATTGTGGCATATTTTTGGCACAGGATTCATTTCATAGGAGGGTGCATATGGGCATCCTCTAGTGACAGGAGGCTTGATCATTTCTTTCATATATTCATTGCTACAGCAGCCATtagaatatatatttacaaaaagaCAACCACAACCTCAGTTATTTTTAACTGAGCTCAAATAACAATAGTAAgaccattttcacagttttcatatTGTTCAAATAACGAAGTAGTATATTGCATCTAAAGAAAGTCAAGTGAAGAGAAAGCATTGGTTGAAAACTCCCTCTGCTCTAAAAATCTAAAGATGTGGAATACACAGTGCTTCTTACGAATAACTCCTGATCATCCTTTTTGTTACACACAGTCTAGTGTTTCCAATAGACACAAGGGACCAAAAGCAGACAAAAGTCTGTATTTATGTTGCTAATTGGCCACAACtgaaggtttttatttctttatttgtagaTTCTAAGGTCCTAAGACAGAGATGTTGGTACATCTCGTCAGCGTTTTTGATGAGATTGTATGCAggttgataatgaaagtaattattTGTTTCAGCCCTACAGGAGTGTCTGTAAACAACCTGCACCCAGAATGACTGATTGCACCTGATCCAAACCCTCAATCCTTCATAAAGAATCATATTCTTATCTTTCCTTGTAATGTTTTCTATCTGCAGCCTTCTGTGTTCAATTGGTTTTTCTACATTGATTTGATGCACTTCTGCCAACTGTGTTCTTAGACTATAAATGCAGACATCAGAACTCACAAAAATATCACATAGAGAGAAAAGtcagcaaaacatttttaaaaagtgcaaacaCTGAAGTCAGACTTTAAATGAGTCTTGTTCACTATATTCTAAATTTTGTTCCTAATGAAGAGAAACCTGTTTCTGATGTGTCTCCTTACTCACTGTGGGAGGCTTTAACAAGGTACAAATATTTTGACTCTGTAATCACTATGAAGTCacatttaaaagggaaacaCAAGGTAAGTTACATATCTggtgtttgcaaaaaaaaaggtattcaaAGAGAGTATTGATAGAGGCAGTGATGAAGAGGTTTTCATATGAAGGGGAAATCTGTGGAGGAGCAACAGCAGTTTAACTATGTTACAGTGTCATATTGGACACATGTGGTTCCATCAGACTGCAGCAGTTAAAGAGTCTCTAATGTCATCCAAAAATATCAATGTAGGAAACGTATGTACttgctttatgttttattgtttaatgtttttacactgaacaACATAAACTAAACTAATGTAAAGtaattttcttaaaacatatccaaaatacaataaaatactttttacagactatacatttaaaatcagtaaacCTTCACAATATGAATCACACAAACGATACCTCAAATCCAGGGAGTGATGATTATATTActcctgacctttgaccccagaCCACAGTTCAGCAATCTAGAGACAACCAAACTGAGTTGTTTGTTCTTTGGTTATGAACTTTATCAGGACCTCActggtttaaaaataaaagtaataatatgaaaaagTATAACATAAGATGTAAATCACAATCACAGAGCtgttttaacattaatatatcAGAAAAAATAGGTAAATAGTGAGGCAGAGTAAAGACAAAAGTTTTGCTCACTTCAGTTGGACTTAATTTAGTCAGATAACATTCAGTCCCATTAAAAGAGTATTCCACCAATTTAACTTTGCACtccaataatattttttaaaggatCTAAATTAGTTCAGCAGAAGCAGAGATATTGTATTATTTAGTTTATGCTATTATGCTGTAGTCTGTAATCTAAAGTGTTATCAAAAACACCCAAACTAGGCCCTGTAACTATTGGACTATAAACAGCCATTTTCTAAACCAACACATACAAAACCTTTTCTATTTACATTGTTGtgatgtttgacatttgaagacagGTATTAAACTTATTAGAACAGATTaaacaacattacataaaatcAATTCAATTAATGATCATCAAATTATTGTGTTGCATCAGTAAGTAGAAATGGGATATATAATGAAGAAGGCAAACATCTACAACAACTAGAATCTGAAGAAAAAAGGACACACTGTACATTACCACTAACCATGGAGAtttctcacatttaaaaatagtgAATCCTTTTCAAGGAAATCAAATGGTTTCTCTACTCAGTGTGGTGGACAGGGGAGATGATCAGAGGGGTGGAGTTGTTACCGCCCTGATTAAGACCAGGACAGAAGAATGGGAGGAGTTTCTCATTGAAGGAGCAGCCGGTATACGAGTAGATAAGAGCTGAAGCATTGACatcataaaaggagaccagaccctcatcataatccacaaacaccccaACCTTCTGAGGCTTTGACTTCAGAGAGAGACGAACTGGAGTCTCAGCAAAAGCAAAGTACTTTTCAATCCTTAAACTCACAGTCCAGTAACCATTCTCACAGCTGATTCTGAATAGCTCCTTCCTGTTGATCGATTCTCTGGCAACTCCTAGATCCCAGCGCATCTTCTCTTTAACTTGAACCTCAAAGTAAATTTTTCCAGAAGAAACAATCTGCTTCCCTAAGACACAGAGACCCCTAGAAAATCTCTCTGGTTTGTCTGGGAGATTCTTCTCTGCATCATCATGATGGACTTGTTTcccatcatcagacaggatgagtttgggatgtgctgtatcaggatcaagTGTCACATCCAATGCATACTGCTTTACCCACATCAGCTCACCgtatgtgaacattttcttcaGTCTCTTCACCAGTTGAGCCACAACTGTCTTCACAGTCCCATCATATGACGGCAGACAGACTTTGACAtctgtccagtctttggtgggTGGAGCAGCGTTCAGGGACAGGAAGCTTTGGAGGAGGTTGAAGTGGTCTTCAGAGTGTGAGAGCTTCTCCAGCTCAGAACTTCTCTTCttcagctcagagatttcctgctccagctctttgatgaatccttcagcctgtttctctgtccttTTCTGCTTCTCTTCAATCATTGTGATGACTCTGGCCTGGTATTTCTCAACTGACTCCTTCAGTTTGGTAAAGGCCTGAACATCTTCTGCTATCTCTTTGTCTGCATTTTCCTTGCTGAGCTTGACGGATTGTTTGATCTCTTGAATCTTCAGTCGtctcttctggatcatctgctgaatctcagtctctgtcttcTCTAGCTCGGCcttcttttcttcatattcCTCTTTCAGGGGAACAACTTCATGTGCCTTGTGGTCTAAAATAGTGCAGAGCATACAGACACATGTCTGATCATCCTTGCAGAACAACTCCAGCAGTTTATCATGCTTCATACACATTCTTCcttccaggttctccacaggATCAATCAGCGCATGTCTTTTCAATCCTGACGCTGTcagatgaggctccaggtgaATCTCACAATAGCACAcaagacacaccagacaggacttcacagccttcagtttggttccagtacagacgtcacagggaacttctcctggtttggcagcttgttgctctgatctgctgctgctggctctCTGTTGAGCTGACTGTCTGAACCGATCAACCATCTCAGAGATGAAAATGTTGACCTGCAGCTCAGGTTTTGTGTAGAAAAGCGTTTTACAGATGGGACACTGGCATTGGACAGCAATATTCCAGTGTTCActgatgcagtttttgcagaagttgtgtccacatggtATGGCgactggatcagtgaacacatccagacagatggagcacagaaactgatcttGAGACAGCAGACTAGTGGCAGCAGACATATCTACACACTAAGaacaaaaagtcaaagtaaGAGAAGCATTTCCTGCTTGATTAGAGCTCAAGTATGTGTTAATGCTGGTTGTTTAAATAATAGACATCATCTGCTGTACTCACCAGTGTTTCTGCTGTAGATGAGAAAGACCTGATGAACTTAGTTTAAATTGTCTgtagagagaaacacagagttGTCTCAACTGCAGTTCTCCTGTTGCTTCGACAGACTTTAAgtttcatttcagaaatgtgACGTTGAAGTTCACCTGTTTTTCCACTATTGCTCCGCCtctcactgcagctctgttaGTGATGTATTGTTTCCTCCTTCCGGTTAATTATTGTGGGATATTTATGGCACAGGATTCATTTCATAGGGAGGTGCATGTGGGCATCCTCTAGTGACAGGAGGCTTGATCATTTCTTTCATATATTCTTTGCTACAGCAGCCATtagaatatatatttacaaaaagaCAACCACTGAGCTCAGTTAAAAATAACTGAGCTCAAATAACAATAGTAAgaccattttcacagttttcatatTGTTCAAATAAGGAAGTAGTATATTGCATCTAAAGAAAGTCAAGTGAAGAGACAGCATTGGTTGAAAACTCCCTCTGCTCTAAAAATCTAAAGATGTGGAATACACAGTGCTTCTTACTAATAACTCCTGATCATCCTTTTTGTTACACACAGTCTAGTGTTTCCAACAGACACAAGGGACCAAAAGCAGACAAAAGTCTGTATTTATGTTGCTAATCTGCCACAACtgaaggtttttatttctttatttgtagaTTCTAAGGTCCTACAACATAGATGTTGGTACATCTCGTCAGCGTTTTTGATGAGATTGTATGCAggttgataatgaaagtaattattTGTTTCAGCCATACAGCTGTGTCTGTAAACAACCTGCACCCAGAATGACTGATTGCACCTGTTCCAAACCCTCAATCCTTCATAAAGCATCATATTCTTATCTTTCCTTGTAATGTTTTCTATCTGCAGCCTTCTGTGTTGAATTAGTTTTTCTACATTGATTTGATGCACTTCTGCCAACTGTGTTCTTAGACTATAAATGCAGCCATCAGAACTAACACTGAAGTCAGACTTTAAATGAGTCTTGTTCACTATATTCTAAATTTTGTTCCTAATGAAGAGAAACCTGTTTCTGATGTGTCTCCTTACTCACTGTGGGAGGCTTTACCAAGGTACAAATATTTTGACTCTGTAATCACTATGAAGTCacatttaaaagggaaacaCAATGTAAGTTACATATCTggtgtttgcaaaaaaaaaggtattcaaAGAGAGTATTGATAGAGGCAGTGATGAAGAGGTTTGCATATGAAGGGGAAATCTGTGGAGGAGCAACAGTAGTTTAACTATGTTACAGTGTCATATTGGACACGTGGTTCCATCAGACTGCAGCAGTTAAAGAGTCTCTAATGTCATCCAAAAATATCAATGTAGAAAACGTATGTACttgctttatgttttattgtttaatgtttttacactgaacaACATAAACTAAACTAATGTAAAGtaattttcttaaaacatatccaaaatacaataaaatactttttacagactatacatttaaaatcagtaaacCTTCAAATATATGAATCACACAAACGATACCTCAAATCCAGGGAGAGATGATTATATTActcctgacctttgacccaaGACCACAGTTCAGCAATCTAGAGACAACCAAACTGAGTTGTTTGTTCTTTGGTTATGAACTTTATCAGGACCTCActggtttaaaaataaaagtaataatatgaaaaagTATAACATAAGATGTAAATCACAATCACAGAGCtgttttaacattaatatatcAGAAAAAATAGGTAAATAGTGAGGCAGAGTAAAGACAAAAGTTTTGCTCACTTCAGTTGGACTTAATTTAGTCAGATAACATTCAGTCCCATTAAAAGAGTATTCCACCAATTTAACTTTGCACtccaataatattttttaaaggatCTAAATTAGTTCAGCAGAAGCAGAGATATTGTCTTATTTAGTTTATGCTATTATGCTGTAGTCTGTAATCTAAAGAGTTATCAAAAACACCCAAACTAGGCCCTGTAAATATTGGACTATAAACAGCCATTTTCTAAACCCACACATGCAAAACCTTTTCTGTTTACATTGTTGCgatgtttgacatttgaagacagGTATTAAACTTATTAGAACGGATTaaacaacattacataaaatcaaacaaattattCATGGTGAAATTACTGTCTTGCAGTAGTAAGTACAAATGGGATATATAATAAAGAGGGCAAACATCCACAACAACTAGAATCTGGAGACAACAAGTAGACACTGTACATTACCACTAAACATGAAgatttctcaaaataaaaaagtgagtCTTTTTCAAGGAAATCAAATGGTTTCTCTACTCAGTGTGGTGGACAGGGGAGATGATCAGAGGGGTGGAGTTGTTACCACCCTGATTAAGAAAGGGACAGAAGAATGGGAGGAGTTTCTCATTGAAGGAGCAGCCGGTATAGGAGtagataagagctgcagcatcgacatcataaaaggagaccagaccctcATCATAATCTACAAACACCCCAACCTTCTGAGGCTTTGACTTCAGACAGAGACGAACTGGATGGTCAGCAAGAGCAAAGTACTTATTTTCATTCGTCAAACATACAGTCCAGTAACCATTCTCACAGCTAATTGTGATTCTCTCCTTCCTGTTGATTGACTCTCTGGCAACTCCTAAAATCCAATCAGACTTTcctttaacctgaacctcaaagtaCATTTTTCCAGAAGAAACAGTTTGCTTCCCTAAGACACAGGCACCAATAGAAAATCTTTCTGGGTTGTCTGGGAGATTCTTCTCTGCATCAACATGATGGACTTGTTTCCCATCGTCAGACAGGATGAGATTGGGATTtgctgtatcaggatcaagtgtcacatccactgcatactgctggacccACATCAGCTCACCgtatgtgaacattttcttcagtttcttcacCAGTTGAGCCACAACTGTCTTCACAGTCCCATCATATGACAGCGGACAGACTTTGACAtctgtccagtctttggtgggtggagcagtGTTCAGGGATGGGAAGCTTTGGAGGAGGTTGAAGTGGTCTTCAGAGTGTGAGAGCTTCTCCAGCTCAGAACTTCTCTTCttcagctcagagatttcctgctccagctctttgatgaatccttcagcctgtttctctgtccttTTCTGCTTCTCTTCAATCATTGTGATGACTCTGGCCTGGTATTTCTCAACTGACTCCTTCAGTTTGGTAAAGGCCTGAACATCTTCTGCTATCTCTTGGTCTGCATTTTCCTTGCTGAGCTTGATGGATTGTTTGATCTCTTGAATCTTCAGTCGtctcttctggatcatctgctgaatctcagtctctgtcttcTCCAGCTCGGCcttcttttcttcatattcCTCTTTTAGAGGAACAACTTCATGTGCTTTGTGGTCTAAAATAGTGCAGACCATACAGACACATGTCTGATCATCCTTGCAGAACAACTCCAGCAGTTTATTGTGGTTCACACACATTCTTCCCTCCAGGTTCTCCACAGGATCAATCAGCTCATGTATTTTCAGTCCTGATGCTGTcagatgaggctccaggtgagtctcacagtaggacaccagacacaccagacaggacttcacagccttcagtttggttccagtacagacgtcacagggtacttctcctggtttggcagcttgttgctctgatctgctgctgttggctCTCTGTTGAGCTGACTGTCTGAACCGATCAACCATCTCATGTTGACCTGCAGCTCAGGTCTTGAGGAGAAAAGCTTTTTACAGATGGGACACTGGCATTGGACAGTATCACTATCCCAATTTTCActgatgcagtttttgcagaagttgtgtccacatggtATGGCgactggatcagtgaacacatccatatagatggagcacagaaactgatcttGAGACAGCAGACTAGTGGCAGCAGACATATCTACACACTAAGaacaaaaagtcaaagtaaTTACAGATTTTTcaattgttttaaatatcaaacaatAATTACTGAATAATTAGGTAATTTTGTTTAACTACATTGCACTTAAGTGaaacttttatttgacagctgtcagtattaaattaaaaaagagaaGCATTTCCTGCTTGATTAGAGCTCAAGTATGTGTTAATGCTGGTTGTTTACATAATAGATATTGTCTGCTGTACTCACCAGTGTTTCTGCTGTAGATGAGAAAGACCTGATGAACTTAGTTTAAATTTGTCTgtagagagaaacacagagttGTCTCAACTGCAGTTCTCCTGTTGCTTCGACAGACTTTAAGTTTCATTTCAGGAATGTGACGTTGAAGTTCACCCGTTTTTCCACTATTGCTCCGCCtctcactgcagctctgttaGTGACGTATTGTTTCCTCCTTCCGGTTAATTATTGTggcatatttatatttttcctaAAACATAtccaaaatacaataaaatgcctttacatactgtacatttaaaatcaacaaACTAAATAAACCTTCACAATATGAATAACACAAACGATACCTCATATCCAGGGAGAGATGATTATATTacccctgacctttgaccccagaCCACAGTTCAGCAATCTAGAGACAACCAAActgagttgtttgtttttcagttatgAAATTTATCTGGACCTCActggtttaaaaataaaagtaataatatgaaaaagTATAACATAAGATGTAAATCACAATCACACAGCtgttttaacattaatatataatatatcagaaaaaatagataaatagtgAGGCAGAGTAAAGAGAAAAGTTTTGCTCACTTCAGTTGGACTTAATTTAGTCAGATAACATTCAGTCCCATTAAAAGAGTATTCCACCAATTTAACTTTGCACtccaataatattttttaaaggatCTAAATTAGTTCAGCAGAAGCAGAGATATTGTCTTATTTAGTTTATGCTATTATGCTGTAGTCTGTAATCTAAAGAGTTATCAAAAACACCCAAACTAGGCCCTGTAAATATTGGACTATAAACAGCCATTTTCTAAACCCACACATGCAAAACCTTTTCTGTTTACATTGTTGCgatgtttgacatttgaagacagGTATTAAACTTATTAGAACGGATTaaacaacattacataaaatcaaacaaattattCATGGTGAAATTACTGTCTTGCAGTAGTAAGTACAAATGGGATATATAATAAAGAGGGCAAACATCCACAACAACTAGAATCTGGAGACAACAAGTAGACACTGTACATTACCACTAAACATGAAgatttctcaaaataaaaaagtgagtCTTTTTCAAGGAAATCAAATGGTTTCTCTACTCAGTGTGGTGGACAGGGGAGATGATCAAAGGGGTGGAGTTTTTACCGCCCTGATTAGAACAGGGACAGAAGAATGGGAGGAGATTCTCATTGAAGGAGCAACCAGTATACGAGTAGATAAGAGCTGAAGCATTGACatcataaaaggagaccagaccctcctcataatccacaaacaccccaACCTTCTCAAGCTTTgacttcagagagagacagactggagTATCAGCAAGAGC
This window harbors:
- the LOC137200114 gene encoding E3 ubiquitin-protein ligase TRIM39-like, translated to MCMKHDKLLELFCKDDQTCVCMLCTILDHKAHEVVPLKEEYEEKKAELEKTETEIQQMIQKRRLKIQEIKQSVKLSKENADKEIAEDVQAFTKLKESVEKYQARVITMIEEKQKRTEKQAEGFIKELEQEISELKKRSSELEKLSHSEDHFNLLQSFLSLNAAPPTKDWTDVKVCLPSYDGTVKTVVAQLVKRLKKMFTYGELMWVKQYALDVTLDPDTAHPKLILSDDGKQVHHDDAEKNLPDKPERFSRGLCVLGKQIVSSGKIYFEVQVKEKMRWDLGVARESINRKELFRISCENGYWTVSLRIEKYFAFAETPVRLSLKSKPQKVGVFVDYDEGLVSFYDVNASALIYSYTGCSFNEKLLPFFCPGLNQGGNNSTPLIISPVHHTE
- the LOC137199785 gene encoding E3 ubiquitin-protein ligase TRIM21-like, whose protein sequence is MVDRFRQSAQQRANSSRSEQQAAKPGEVPCDVCTGTKLKAVKSCLVCLVSYCETHLEPHLTASGLKIHELIDPVENLEGRMCVNHNKLLELFCKDDQTCVCMVCTILDHKAHEVVPLKEEYEEKKAELEKTETEIQQMIQKRRLKIQEIKQSIKLSKENADQEIAEDVQAFTKLKESVEKYQARVITMIEEKQKRTEKQAEGFIKELEQEISELKKRSSELEKLSHSEDHFNLLQSFPSLNTAPPTKDWTDVKVCPLSYDGTVKTVVAQLVKKLKKMFTYGELMWVQQYAVDVTLDPDTANPNLILSDDGKQVHHVDAEKNLPDNPERFSIGACVLGKQTVSSGKMYFEVQVKGKSDWILGVARESINRKERITISCENGYWTVCLTNENKYFALADHPVRLCLKSKPQKVGVFVDYDEGLVSFYDVDAAALIYSYTGCSFNEKLLPFFCPFLNQGGNNSTPLIISPVHHTE